The DNA window cctccacactgactcagtaccggtaccccctgtatatagcctccacactgactcagtaccggtatcccctgtgtatagcctccacactgactcagtaccggtaccccctgtatatagcctccacactgactcagtaccggtaccccctgtatatagccttgttattttgtTACTTTTAAAAAAATTTTACttaagtttatttagtaaatattttcttaagcaACAATGCAGTGAAGaaaattaagggcttgtaaaagttagtgttttacagtaaggtctacaccacaTGCTACCACTATGACAAGGTactaacacaccactaccactagggGGCACTGAAGCATATAACAAGCCTGCAGCCTTGTGATTAATGTATTTCTGAGGAAATAAGATGTCTGCAGCTGTATCATAATGTGCTATACTAATGTATTCCTAAATGTGCCATGTATGAAAATGGGTTAAATGAACAGACATCAATGTCctgttaatgtctctctctctctctctctcctctcagggtggcCAACCAGAGCCTAAAGAGATAGGAGGGTGTAGTGTCCTTAATGCCAACCCCAGCCTGATCAAACCTATCCCTGTCAAACCTATGGAGAGTTATCCCCAGCCTGGGCTACAGGAGAGGCCTGTTCAGGTACACGGAGCCTTTCCCCTTATTCAACCTTATTcaacacaatggaaataagtaGATGTTAAATGTGGTTTATCCACCCTGtgaatttgttttttgttttttttcatggtcaaattgctgatgTCTAACACAGTGTTGACCTGGTTTCACAGTTAGGCTCTACTGTTTGTTTTCCTTGtgttctctcctttctgtttcACACCAccgatctctccccctctcgctctccatcACCCTTTTCCTCTCTTAGGATGGTCGAGGAgagcccaggcctctctctctggccacTCTGTTTGGTGTCCAGCAGCCCAGAGCAGAGCTGGTCTCTCCCATGGCTGGGTCAGGAGGTCCAGGGTCCCAGCCCCAGGGGAAGCCTGGAGGTGTCCGCCCGGCGGTGGCCCGCTCCCTGTCCTACGACGACCCAGTCCAGGCCCAGCTCCGTCTCCAGGCCCAGGAAGGGGGTCTGATCTCAGGTAGCAGCCCCCCGCAGCACTGCCCTGCCTTCCAGAAGCTCATGAAGGATGCCGCCTCCTCCTCCCAGCCTCAGAAGCAGCTCCAGAGAGGAGGTCCTATGGAGCAGCTCCAACCCGTCTCCGAGTCACCCGAGAACAGACTGCATGAGAACGGAgccccctctgtcctccaccaTCAGACCCAAGCCAGACAAGACCCCATCCAGAGACTGTTCCAGAACCAGCCCACTTCCACCACCCCTTCAATGACCACCTCCGCTCCCTGttgtcctcgtcctcctcctctcatccctggtCTCCAGTCTGCCCGTCCTCAGCCTCTCCTGGTGGATGCTTTGGGCTTCCCTGGTTCTCAACATCatcacctccctcctcaccaggCCCGGCCGTTGTACTTCAGCCCCACCAAGCCCCCCAGATGCTGGTCCCCATGTTGCCCTCACAACCCCTCCCAGCCTCAACCTCCCCACCAACCCCAGCCTGGTCATCCTCAGTCACAGCCCTGTCACCCTTTCCACCCCTTCCAGCACCCCCAGCCCTTATACCTCCAACCCCTGCCAGGTCATCCCCAGCCGGGGCAGCTAACCGGTGTCGTCTCCCCCCATGAGCTGCTCCAGAGGCTGCAGCTGGTTCAACAGGAGCAGAGTCTGGTCCCGGAGCCCACTAGGACTTCCTCTAACCTGGCTCCTCGCTCCACGAGCCAGCCCCTCTAGCCCCCTCAGCCCCCCCAGCCATGGGGCAGCACGGCCAGCAGTCGGCTCATTCTACAGCCAGGTCTCTGGACAGTTTGGCTGACAAGAACTCTGCAGGCACCGCTGCTCAGAAGTTCCAGGTAAAAAATACTAAATATATCCTGTCTGACTCAAAGGACTGTAAAATTCTAAATATATCCTGTCTGACTCAAAGGACTGTAAAATACTAAATATATCCTGTCTGACTCAAAGGACTGTAAAATACTAAATATATCCTGTCTGACTCAAAGGACTGTAACAAAGTGCTGGAGTGGTTTTGCACAGGGAGGGATCTGTGTTTGTGGAAGTAAGGCCTCTGTCTctaaccatctccctctctgtctccaggtgatcTCCCCCCAGCGTATCCCAGCCACGGTGGCACCTACCCTGCTCCTGTCCCCCAGTGTCTTCTCCCAGGCCAAGCGCCCCCCAGGCCCAAGCCTCTGGGGACACCACTGCCCCCCTGGCCCTCATCCTCCCTCAGCCTCCTGGCCCCACAGGCCCGGACGACCCCCAACCCAGGGGCCTCTCTAAGAGCCAGCTCCAGGCCACCCTGCTGCACCTCAtacaggtaggagagaggaggagccagGCTGTTTTTTACAGGA is part of the Oncorhynchus kisutch isolate 150728-3 unplaced genomic scaffold, Okis_V2 scaffold718, whole genome shotgun sequence genome and encodes:
- the LOC116361497 gene encoding mRNA-decapping enzyme 1B-like, with the translated sequence MTASSSGGNTCLTAKGLDISLAALQRQDPYINNIVDVASQVALYTFNNRSNEWEKTDVEGTLFVYTRLASPRHGFTIMNRLSMENLTEPITKDLDFQLQDPFLLYRNARSIYGIWFYDKADCQRIAELMKYLTKQEQALAQRGQQGQGGLVSPRALEAAGDPGKGQGVDILQMLTKARNEYDKGGQPEPKEIGGCSVLNANPSLIKPIPVKPMESYPQPGLQERPVQDGRGEPRPLSLATLFGVQQPRAELVSPMAGSGGPGSQPQGKPGGVRPAVARSLSYDDPVQAQLRLQAQEGGLISGSSPPQHCPAFQKLMKDAASSSQPQKQLQRGGPMEQLQPVSESPENRLHENGAPSVLHHQTQARQDPIQRLFQNQPTSTTPSMTTSAPCCPRPPPLIPGLQSARPQPLLVDALGFPGSQHHHLPPHQARPLYFSPTKPPRCCLNLPTNPSLVILSHSPVTLSTPSSTPSPYTSNPCQVIPSRGS